Proteins from a single region of Laspinema palackyanum D2c:
- a CDS encoding sucrose synthase: protein MSDLIQSVLKCDEKIDLRQFASELRTTGQQYFLRNDIVRAFSDYCTNHKKPSDFYQSSYLGKLILYTQEIILENESLCMIIRPKIASQEIFRILEDLTVEPMTVQELLDLRDRLVNQHHPNDGDVLELDFAPFYDYSPTIRDPKNIGKGVQFLNRYLSSKLFQDPQQTLELLYEFLNLHQYNGLQLLINQRIKNRRELSQKVKEALSFVGDRPPEEPFENFRFDLQVLGFEPGWGNTARRVRDTLEILDELIDSPNDAVLESFISRIPMIFRIVLVSVHGWFGQEGVLGRPDTGGQVVYVLDQARSLEKQLQEEFKLGGLDTLGVHPKVIVLSRLIPNADGTRCNERLEKIHGTDNGWILRVPFREQNPNMTQNWISRFEIWPYLETYAIDAEKELLAEFQGKPDLIVGNYSDGNLVAFLLARRLKVTQCNIAHALEKSKYLFSNLYWQDLDPQYHFSLQFTADLIAMNAANFIVSSTYQEIVGTPDSVGQYESYACFTMPDLYHVVNGIELFSPKFNVVPPGVNEAVYFPYTRTEDRIPSNRERLEELLFTVDDPAQVFGKLEDPNKQILFSVARLDRIKNLTGLAECFGRSPELQERCNLILVAGKLRTEESTDTEEISEMQKLYGIIEQYNLYNKIRWLGVRLSKSDSGELYRVIGDHKGIFVQPALFEAFGLTILEAMVSGLPTFATQFGGPLEIIQDKVNGFYINPTNLEETAEKLLDFVTKHEQNPHYWDEISQRAIERVYTTYTWKIHTTRLLSLSKIYGFWNYTSKENREDMLRYLEALFYLVYKPRAQALLAEHRNR, encoded by the coding sequence ATGTCAGACTTGATACAATCCGTCCTAAAATGTGACGAAAAAATCGATCTGCGTCAGTTTGCCAGCGAATTACGCACCACAGGGCAGCAGTATTTTTTGAGAAATGATATCGTCCGAGCTTTCTCAGATTACTGCACAAACCATAAAAAGCCCTCAGATTTTTATCAATCTTCCTATCTAGGAAAACTGATTTTATATACCCAGGAAATCATTCTGGAAAACGAAAGCCTCTGCATGATTATCCGGCCTAAGATTGCCTCTCAGGAAATCTTTCGGATCTTAGAGGACCTCACCGTAGAACCCATGACCGTGCAGGAATTGCTCGATTTGCGCGATCGCCTGGTCAATCAGCACCACCCCAACGACGGCGATGTCCTCGAACTCGACTTCGCCCCCTTTTACGACTACTCCCCCACCATTCGCGACCCCAAAAACATCGGTAAAGGAGTTCAGTTCCTCAATCGCTACCTGTCGAGCAAGTTGTTTCAAGATCCACAGCAGACCCTGGAACTGCTGTATGAATTTTTGAACCTGCATCAATATAACGGGCTACAATTACTGATCAACCAACGGATTAAAAACCGGAGGGAATTGTCTCAGAAAGTCAAAGAAGCCCTCTCCTTTGTGGGCGATCGGCCCCCCGAGGAACCGTTTGAAAACTTCCGGTTCGACCTGCAAGTCCTAGGATTTGAACCCGGATGGGGAAATACTGCCCGTCGTGTCCGCGACACCCTAGAAATCCTCGACGAACTGATCGACTCCCCCAACGATGCCGTCCTCGAATCCTTCATCTCCCGGATTCCCATGATCTTTCGCATCGTCCTCGTGTCCGTGCATGGGTGGTTTGGTCAAGAAGGCGTGCTCGGACGACCGGACACCGGCGGTCAAGTCGTCTATGTCCTAGATCAAGCCCGCAGCTTAGAAAAACAACTGCAAGAAGAATTTAAACTCGGCGGATTGGATACATTAGGCGTTCATCCGAAAGTGATCGTCCTGTCCCGTTTAATCCCCAATGCCGATGGCACTCGCTGTAACGAACGCCTCGAAAAAATTCACGGCACAGATAATGGCTGGATTCTGCGAGTTCCCTTCCGTGAACAGAATCCTAACATGACCCAAAACTGGATTTCTCGATTTGAAATCTGGCCTTATTTAGAAACCTACGCCATTGATGCCGAAAAAGAACTCCTGGCTGAATTTCAAGGCAAACCCGATTTAATCGTCGGCAACTATTCTGACGGAAACTTAGTGGCATTCCTGTTAGCACGTCGCCTAAAAGTCACCCAGTGCAACATCGCTCATGCCTTAGAAAAATCTAAGTATCTGTTTAGTAACCTCTACTGGCAAGACCTTGATCCTCAATATCACTTTTCTCTCCAGTTTACCGCCGACTTGATCGCCATGAATGCTGCTAATTTTATTGTTAGCAGCACCTATCAAGAGATTGTGGGAACCCCGGATAGTGTGGGTCAGTATGAATCCTACGCCTGTTTTACCATGCCGGATCTCTATCATGTGGTCAACGGCATCGAGTTATTTTCTCCTAAATTTAACGTTGTTCCCCCAGGGGTGAATGAAGCGGTCTATTTTCCCTACACCCGCACCGAAGACCGCATCCCATCCAATCGGGAACGACTGGAAGAATTGCTCTTTACTGTGGATGACCCCGCTCAAGTTTTTGGAAAACTGGAAGACCCGAACAAACAAATTCTGTTTTCCGTCGCTCGATTGGACCGGATTAAAAATCTGACGGGTTTAGCGGAATGTTTTGGCCGGAGTCCTGAATTGCAAGAACGCTGTAATCTGATTCTGGTTGCCGGTAAATTGCGAACGGAGGAGTCTACGGACACCGAAGAAATCAGCGAAATGCAAAAATTGTATGGCATCATTGAGCAGTACAATTTGTATAATAAGATTCGCTGGTTGGGAGTTCGACTTTCTAAGAGCGATTCTGGGGAACTGTATCGGGTGATTGGTGACCATAAGGGAATCTTTGTGCAACCGGCTTTATTTGAAGCTTTTGGTCTGACGATTTTAGAGGCGATGGTTTCTGGGTTGCCGACCTTTGCCACCCAGTTCGGGGGTCCGTTAGAAATCATTCAGGATAAAGTGAATGGATTCTACATCAACCCGACGAATTTAGAAGAAACCGCAGAAAAGCTGCTGGACTTTGTGACCAAACATGAGCAAAATCCCCACTATTGGGATGAAATTTCCCAACGGGCGATCGAGCGGGTTTACACCACCTATACTTGGAAAATTCATACCACCCGCTTGTTGTCCCTTTCTAAAATTTACGGGTTCTGGAATTATACTTCCAAGGAAAACCGTGAGGATATGTTGCGCTACTTAGAGGCGTTATTTTATCTGGTTTACAAGCCCCGTGCTCAGGCGTTATTGGCGGAACACCGGAACCGATAG
- a CDS encoding WGxxGxxG family protein: protein MKSSKLSTILSATVLSAGLAIAPSILPASAQMNPGTQTNPGTDTQEVYETREGTRSVEEENDNGDWGLLGLLGLLGLAGLAGRNRQESPTYYADPARDREEVAGRSSTTYR from the coding sequence ATGAAGAGTTCTAAATTGTCCACAATTTTAAGCGCCACTGTTCTCAGTGCAGGTTTAGCTATCGCCCCTTCCATTTTACCCGCCTCCGCTCAAATGAACCCCGGAACTCAAACAAACCCGGGAACTGACACCCAAGAGGTTTATGAGACCCGAGAAGGGACTCGAAGCGTCGAAGAAGAGAATGATAATGGAGATTGGGGCTTACTAGGCTTGTTAGGCTTACTGGGTCTGGCTGGTTTAGCCGGTCGTAATCGCCAGGAATCCCCTACTTATTATGCCGATCCCGCTCGCGATCGGGAAGAAGTAGCAGGTCGCTCCTCTACAACTTATCGCTAA